From the genome of Aspergillus fumigatus Af293 chromosome 1, whole genome shotgun sequence, one region includes:
- the sakA gene encoding mitogen-activated protein kinase HOG1, translating to MAEFVRAQIFGTTFEITSRYTDLQPVGMGAFGLVCSARDQLTGQPVAVKKIMKPFSTPVLSKRTYRELKLLKHLRHENIISLSDIFISPLEDIYFVTELLGTDLHRLLTSRPLEKQFIQYFLYQILRGLKYVHSAGVVHRDLKPSNILINENCDLKICDFGLARIQDPQMTGYVSTRYYRAPEIMLTWQKYDVEVDIWSAGCIFAEMLEGKPLFPGKDHVNQFSIITELLGTPPDDVIQTICSENTLRFVKSLPKRERQPLANKFKNADPEAVDLLERMLVFDPKKRIRAGEALAHEYLSPYHDPTDEPEAEEKFDWSFNDADLPVDTWKIMMYSEILDFHNIDQGNDAGQVLMEGGVAQAQQNYA from the exons ATGGCCGAGTTCGTGCGTGCCCAGATTTTCGGCACCACCTTTGAGATCACTAGCAG GTATACAGATCTGCAACCGGTGGGAATGGGAGCCTTTGGACTTGTCTG CTCTGCAAGAGATCAATTGACAGGCCAACCCGTGGCTGTAAAGAAGATCATGAAGCCTTTCAGCACTCCTGTTTTGTCGAAGAGAACATACCGTGAGCTGAAACTGTTGAAGCACTTACGGCACGAGAAC ATCATTAGCTTAAgcgatatcttcatctctccTCTCGAGGACAT TTACTTTGTCACAGAGCTCCTTGGGACAGACCTCCACCGACTTCTAACTTCGAGACCATTGGAGAAACAATTCATTCAATACTTCCTATATCAGATTTTG CGAGGTCTGAAATACGTTCACTCAGCAGGCGTCGTCCACCGTGATCTCAAACCCAGCAACATTCTTATCAACGAAAACTGCGATTTGAAAATCTGCGATTTTGGCCTTGCTCGTATCCAAGACCCTCAGATGACCGGCTATGTTTCAACGAGATACTACCGAGCCCCTGAAATCATGCTTACATGGCAGAAATATGACGTGGAAGTCGACATCTGGAGTGCAGGCTGTATTTTTGCCGAGATGCTGGAAGGAAAGCCTTTATTTCCTGGAAAGGACCATGTCAACCAGTTCTCTATCATCACAGAACTGCTTGGGACTCCGCCGGACGATGTGATTCAAACTATCTGCAGTGAGAAT ACCCTGCGGTTTGTCAAGTCCCTACCGAAGCGTGAACGTCAACCTCTTGCCAACAAATTCAAGAACGCTGATCCTGAGG CGGTCGATCTTCTAGAGCGAATGCTCGTTTTTGATCCCAAGAAGAGGATCCGCGCGGGGGAAGCACTTGCGCACGAATACCTCTCTCCCTACCACGACCCTACCGATGAGCctgaggctgaggagaagTTCGATTGGTCATTCAATGACGCCGACCTTCCCGTGGATACCTGGAAGATTATGAT GTACTCGGAGATTCTCGACTTCCACAACATCGACCAGGGTAACGACGCTGGCCAGGTGCTCATGGAAGGAGGCGTGGCCCAAGCGCAACAAAACTATGCATAA